The DNA region TAAACGTCAATAAAAAATACGATTGGGATAACTTAACCACAGAAGATATTGAAACACTAATTGATGAGAAAATTCAAAAAGAAATCGATAAAGTGGTTCATAACTGGGAAGAAGAAGGCATTCGTGTAGAAAAAGCTCGTTGGGGAAGACACAATATTATTAAAGGTAAAACAAAAATAGAATTACCAAAGACTGTAGATGCTAAAGCTTTAACTTTGGAAGATGTGCAAGCATTGATAGAAAAAAATGCACCAAAGAAAAAAACAACAAAAAAGAAGTCAACTAAAAAAACTACCGCAAAAAAGAAATAACCAATGAATTTTAATTTTTTGTCTCCTGTCTCAGATTCAGTATTAGCGCATAATCAATTGTTAGCGCCTTTAAGTTTGGGGAGAAAAATTAAAATTCATTCCGAAGCAGAAGGAATACCAGATTTAGAGCATGTTAAAGTTGCAATTTTAGGTGTTTTAGAAAACCGAAATGATGTAAATTATATAGGTGAAACTTTTAATTTAAATGAAATTAGAAAATCACTATATACATTATATCCTGGAAGTTGGACAACTGTAATTGCAGACTTAGGCGATATACAAAAAGGTGAAACAGTAGAAGATACTTATTTTGCTTTAAAGGAAACACTGGCTATATTAATTCAAAGACGTATTATACCTATTATATTAGGTGGTAGTCAAGATTTAACTTATGCAAACTATCGCGCTTACGATAGTCTAATGCCAATGGTAAATGTTGTAAATGTAGACAGAGCATTTGATCTTGGCGATTCATCTAAACCTATAAAGAATAATAGCTTTGTAGGTAAAATTATATTAGACGAACCTTACAATTTATTTAATTACTCAACAATAGGCTATCAAACCTATTTTAATAGTCAAGAAGAAATAGATCTAATGGAAAGGCTTCATTTTGAATCTTATAGATTAGGTGAAGTCTCTAATGATATTACTTTGGTAGAGCCAGTTGTACGAGATGCTAATATAGTGTCTGTAGATTTAGGTGTTTTAAAAGCAGCAGAAGTAAGTTTAAAACAAAAAGTATCTCCTAACGGTTTAGATGGTAAAGAAATCTGTGCAGTAGCAAGATATGCAGGAATAAGTAATAAAGTGTCATCTTTTGGGATTTACGAATATAAACCGTCGCAAGATGACGAAATAACATCTATGTTAATTTCTCAAATGATCTGGTACTTTATAGAAGGAGTTAATTATAGAGTAAAAGATGATGACTTTTCAGATGGTAATAGTCATCAAAAATTTATTACCTTAGCAGACTCACATGAGTTAATCTTTTATAAAAGTATTAAATCTGGGAGATGGTGGATAGAAATTCCATTTTTATCAAATGTTAATAATAAATTAAAAAAGCATACGTTATTACCATGCACGCATCAAGATTATTTAGATGCTTGCAACGATAAAATACCAGAGCGTTGGTATAAGGCATATCACAAAAATAGCGTCTAATGGAATAAAAATCGGATTAAGTGTCATTTCTTATCGTTTAAATGTTAAATTTGTACGATTAAGAGCGATATTTTTTCAGTAAATAGTTGTTTTTTAAAAAATATATAAATATGTTTACGCTCTTAAAATTTTAAGCGTATAAAATTAACCTCGAGTTTTCTATGAATATGAAGAAGTTTGTATTACTAACAGCGGTTTTCGCACTATTAGCAAGTTGTGGATCAAAAGACAAAGGACAGCTAGTTGGTGTTAAAGGAAAAAAATGGCATCCTGAAAAGCCATATGGTATGACATTAATACCAGGTGGAGCTTTTATTATGGGTAAAGCCGACGACGATTTAGCAGGTATTCAAGACGCGCCAGCTAAAACAGTAACTGTAGCATCATATTACATGGATGAAACAGAGATTACAAATAGTGAATATCGCCAATTCGTAGAATGGGTAAGAGATTCAACTATACGTACAAAATTAGCAATCTTAGCAGATGAGGTAGGAGCAACTCCAGGAGATGGAGGTATTGGTGACTTTGCATTTAAAGATGCAGAAGAAGGAGAACTTACACCATACGAACAGTACATGATTGATAATTATAGTGGTTTAGGAGAAACTGGTTACGAAGGTAGAAAGCTAAATCATGATATTGACTTAATTTTTGATACAGCTGAATATCCAGATGAATACTACGTAGAAGTAATGGATACTATGTATTTACCTTTAGAAGAGTCTTACAATGGTCAACGTACTTGGGATGTAACTAAGTTTAAATTCCAATACTCTTACATGGATATTGCAAAAGCTGCAAAAAATAAAAATTTAAGACGTAAAGACGTTATCGTTAAAGAAGAGGTAGAGATTTATCCAGATACAACGGTATGGATTAGAGATTTCGCGTATTCTTATAACGAGCCAATGCATAATGATTATTTCTGGCACGATGCTTACAGCGATTACCCAGTTGTAGGAGTATCTTGGAAACAAGCAAAAGCATTTTGTGAGTGGAGAACTTTATACCATAATGCAGAAAGAAAAAGAAGAGGTAAGCATTTTGTAGGAAGATACAGATTACCATCTGAAGCACAATGGGAATATGCAGCAAGAGGTGGTTTACAAGCAGCAACATTTCCTTGGGGAGGACCATATGCTAAAAATGACAGAGGTTGTTTTATGGCAAACTTCAAACCTTTAAGAGGTGATTACGCAGCAGACCAAGCATTATATACTGTAGAAGCTGACGCTTTCGAACCTAATGACTTTAACTTATACAACATGGCAGGTAACGTGTCAGAATGGGTAGATTCATCTTACGATCCAGGATCATACGAGTTTGCTTCAACAATAAATCCAAGTGTTAATGATCCTAATAACAAACGTAAAGTTGTAAGAGGTGGATCTTGGAAAGATGTTGCTTATTTCTTACAAGTAAGTTCAAGAGATTACGAGTATGCAGATTCAGCTAGATCATATATTGGGTTTAGAACAGTACAAGATTACATGGGCACAGATGTAACAGCAAACGCAAGAAATTAATAAAAAACTTAACTAAATTATAACAACCTACACAACGTAGAAAAACTAAAACTTAGAAATTATGGCACAAAAAGGAAAAATCTCAACAATGAATATGGTCTACGGACTAGGAGCTGCAATTGTAATTATTGGAGCATTATTCAAAATTCAACACTGGCCTTACGGTTCTTTAATCTTAACAATAGGTATGATCGTAGAAGCAGTAGTATTTACTATTTCTGCATTTGAAAAGTCTCAAGCAGAATTAGACTGGTCTTTAGTTTATCCAGAATTAGCAGGAGGACAATCTACTGGTAAAAAAGCTACAAAAGAAGAGCCAAAAGATGCTGAAGGATTATTATCTAAAAAATTAGATAACTTATTAAAAGAAGCTAAGATCGATGGTGAATTAATGGCTAGCTTAGGAGAAAGCATTAAAAACTTCGAAGGTGCTGCTAAAGGTATAGCACCTACTGTAGATTCAGTTGCTGCAACAAAAAAGTATGGTGAAGAAATGTCATTAGCTGCTGCACAAATGGAGTCATTAAACAGTTTATATAAAGTGCAAATGGAAGCTGCAAGCCGTCAAGCTTCTATCAACGAAGAAACAGTTGAAAATGCTGCTAAATTAAAAGAGCAAATGCAATCTTTAGCATCTAACCTTTCATCTTTAAATGGTGTTTATGGTGGTATGTTATCTGCAATGTCTAAAAACTAATTAGTAATTATTAACTAGAATTTATTAATTAAAAAAACTAATTAGAAATGGCAGGAGGAAAATTATCTGCAAGGCAGAAAATGATTAACTTGATGTATTTAGTATTCATCGCGATGATTGCAATGACAATGTCGAAAGAAGTACTATCTGCATTTGGGTTAATGGATCAAAAATTTGATAGAGCTAATACATTAGCTGCAAATTCAAATGAAGGTATTTTAAAGCAATTAGAAACTCAAGCTGAAGAAAAACCTGAGCAATTTGCTGCACCTAATGAAAAGGCTAAACAAATTAGTATTATTTCTGACGAATTTTACAAGTTTTTAGATGGTGTAAAATCTAATGATATTGTAAAATTAGGAGGATACGAGTTAGAAAACGGTGTGTTACCTTACGAAGAAATGGATAAAGGTGACAAATTAGATGAGTATTGGTTCTCTGGAGATAAATTAACTAAAAGAGGTCAAGAAATAATTGACAGAATCGAAAAATACAAGTCAGATATCAAAGCTGTCTTACCAAACGAAGGTAAATGGCAGCCAGTTATTACTAGTTTTGAAGAGCGCTTTAGTACTAGTAAAGTAGAAAATAATGACGGAAAGAAAATTGATTGGTTAAACTACCATTTCCAAGGTTTCCCTGCAATTGCATCTTACACTAAGTTAACAGCAATGCAAAATGATATTAAAGCTACTGAAACTAATATCTATAACGGATTTTTAGGAAACTTAGTTAGTGATGCTACATCATTAAAAAATTATCAAGCTATTGTATTAGCAGATAAATCTGCATTCTTTGCTGGAGAAAAATTCCAAGGTCGTGTAGTATTAGGTAAATATGCTAACGTTGTACCTACTAAAATGACAGTTGCTGGTAAAGAAATTGATTTAACAAATGCAATTGATTCAACAGGAGCAGCAAGATTAGATTTCAATGTTGGAAATGTTGGTGAGCATGATATTAAAGGTAAATTTACGTTCTTAGAAGATGGTAAACCTTTAGAAATTGATATTCAAGGTAACTATGTAGTAGTTCCAAGACCAAACTCTGCTACTATTTCTGCAGATAAAATGAATGTTGTTTATCGTGGTGTTCCTAACCCAATGACAATTTCTTTTGCTGGTGTACCAGACAATAAAGTTAATGCATCTGCTTCTGGTTTAAAGAAAGCTGGTGGCGTTGGAAAATACATTATGAATCCAGGTTCTGGTAAAGAAGTTACTATTAACGTAACTGCTACTTTAGACGATGGTTCTGCAGCAAGAGATAGTAAAACGTTTAGAATTAAAGATATTCCAAAGCCAACTGGTAAAATAGCTGGTCTACCTTCTGGGACTTTACCAAGAAACAACGTAGAAATTGGTACAGTTAAAGCAGAGTTAGAAGATTTTGATTTTGATTTACCATTAAACGTAACAGGATTTAAATTTAAAGTACCAGGTCAAGCTACAGTAAGAGTTTCTGGTAGTAAGTTAAACGGTCAAGCTAAAGCAGCTTTAAGAAAAGCTAAGCGTGGTGATGCTGTACAAATTTTCGATATTAAATCTAAAGCAAACTCTAGTGTTAATATCAAACCAGCTAGTCCAATTGTAATAGAACTAGCTAACTAATCATATTTGATTAACTATTTAAAAAATTTCAGATGAATTATAAATCTTTATTAGCAATCGTATTTGGAGTAGCATTTACAGCTCAGTTAAATGCTCAAGCTAACATTCTTAATGCAAAAGATCCAGAAGAGATTGGAGT from Mesoflavibacter profundi includes:
- a CDS encoding formimidoylglutamase; its protein translation is MNFNFLSPVSDSVLAHNQLLAPLSLGRKIKIHSEAEGIPDLEHVKVAILGVLENRNDVNYIGETFNLNEIRKSLYTLYPGSWTTVIADLGDIQKGETVEDTYFALKETLAILIQRRIIPIILGGSQDLTYANYRAYDSLMPMVNVVNVDRAFDLGDSSKPIKNNSFVGKIILDEPYNLFNYSTIGYQTYFNSQEEIDLMERLHFESYRLGEVSNDITLVEPVVRDANIVSVDLGVLKAAEVSLKQKVSPNGLDGKEICAVARYAGISNKVSSFGIYEYKPSQDDEITSMLISQMIWYFIEGVNYRVKDDDFSDGNSHQKFITLADSHELIFYKSIKSGRWWIEIPFLSNVNNKLKKHTLLPCTHQDYLDACNDKIPERWYKAYHKNSV
- the porK gene encoding T9SS ring complex lipoprotein PorK/GldK, whose protein sequence is MKKFVLLTAVFALLASCGSKDKGQLVGVKGKKWHPEKPYGMTLIPGGAFIMGKADDDLAGIQDAPAKTVTVASYYMDETEITNSEYRQFVEWVRDSTIRTKLAILADEVGATPGDGGIGDFAFKDAEEGELTPYEQYMIDNYSGLGETGYEGRKLNHDIDLIFDTAEYPDEYYVEVMDTMYLPLEESYNGQRTWDVTKFKFQYSYMDIAKAAKNKNLRRKDVIVKEEVEIYPDTTVWIRDFAYSYNEPMHNDYFWHDAYSDYPVVGVSWKQAKAFCEWRTLYHNAERKRRGKHFVGRYRLPSEAQWEYAARGGLQAATFPWGGPYAKNDRGCFMANFKPLRGDYAADQALYTVEADAFEPNDFNLYNMAGNVSEWVDSSYDPGSYEFASTINPSVNDPNNKRKVVRGGSWKDVAYFLQVSSRDYEYADSARSYIGFRTVQDYMGTDVTANARN
- the porL gene encoding type IX secretion system motor protein PorL/GldL, which translates into the protein MAQKGKISTMNMVYGLGAAIVIIGALFKIQHWPYGSLILTIGMIVEAVVFTISAFEKSQAELDWSLVYPELAGGQSTGKKATKEEPKDAEGLLSKKLDNLLKEAKIDGELMASLGESIKNFEGAAKGIAPTVDSVAATKKYGEEMSLAAAQMESLNSLYKVQMEAASRQASINEETVENAAKLKEQMQSLASNLSSLNGVYGGMLSAMSKN
- the porM gene encoding type IX secretion system motor protein PorM/GldM, translated to MAGGKLSARQKMINLMYLVFIAMIAMTMSKEVLSAFGLMDQKFDRANTLAANSNEGILKQLETQAEEKPEQFAAPNEKAKQISIISDEFYKFLDGVKSNDIVKLGGYELENGVLPYEEMDKGDKLDEYWFSGDKLTKRGQEIIDRIEKYKSDIKAVLPNEGKWQPVITSFEERFSTSKVENNDGKKIDWLNYHFQGFPAIASYTKLTAMQNDIKATETNIYNGFLGNLVSDATSLKNYQAIVLADKSAFFAGEKFQGRVVLGKYANVVPTKMTVAGKEIDLTNAIDSTGAARLDFNVGNVGEHDIKGKFTFLEDGKPLEIDIQGNYVVVPRPNSATISADKMNVVYRGVPNPMTISFAGVPDNKVNASASGLKKAGGVGKYIMNPGSGKEVTINVTATLDDGSAARDSKTFRIKDIPKPTGKIAGLPSGTLPRNNVEIGTVKAELEDFDFDLPLNVTGFKFKVPGQATVRVSGSKLNGQAKAALRKAKRGDAVQIFDIKSKANSSVNIKPASPIVIELAN